In the genome of Terriglobales bacterium, the window GGGCCGGGACCCTCTACCGTCTGAAGCAGCGCACGCAGGTTCTCCGCAGGGGTGCCGGGGCTCACGCCGCCTCCCATGGAGAGGATCAGGCCTTCGCGTCCCCCCTTAGCCAACACGTCCCGCGCCGCCTGCTGCACCTGCTCCGGGGTGCCCCGGACGCCCAAC includes:
- a CDS encoding uroporphyrinogen decarboxylase family protein; translated protein: PGTGFDVLNFSHNLEIAAVREATAGKLCLMGNVNPLELGVRGTPEQVQQAARDVLAKGGREGLILSMGGGVSPGTPAENLRALLQTVEGPGPSGFC